The following proteins come from a genomic window of Megalops cyprinoides isolate fMegCyp1 chromosome 6, fMegCyp1.pri, whole genome shotgun sequence:
- the LOC118779433 gene encoding ras-related protein Rab-5B has translation MAGRPSRPNGQPQPSKVCQFKLVLLGESAVGKSSLVLRFVKGQFHEYQESTIGAAFLTQSVCLDDTTVKFEIWDTAGQERYHSLAPMYYRGAQAAIVVYDITNTETFGRAKTWVKELQRQASPNIVIALAGNKADLSAKRAVEYEEAQAYADDNSLLFMETSAKTAMNVNDLFLAIAKKLPKSEPQGGGGANAGRGGRAGVDLSQPSQSSKSQCCGN, from the exons ATGGCAGGGCGCCCGTCGCGACCCAACGGCCAACCGCAGCCCAGCAAGGTGTGCCAGTTCAAGCTGGTGCTCCTGGGGGAGTCCGCCGTGGGAAAGTCCAGCCTGGTGTTGCGCTTCGTCAAAGGGCAATTCCACGAGTACCAGGAGAGCACTATTGGAG CCGCATTCCTCACGCAGTCGGTGTGCCTGGACGATACCACAGTCAAATTTGAGATCTGGGACACGGCAGGCCAGGAGCGCTACCACAGCCTGGCACCCATGTACTACAGAGGAGCCCAGGCAGCCATTGTGGTCTACGATATCACCAATACG gagaCGTTTGGGCGTGCTAAGACCTGGGTGAAGGAGCTCCAGAGACAAGCCAGCCCCAACATTGTGATTGCCCTGGCAGGGAACAAAGCGGACCTGTCTGCCAAGAGAGCTGTGGAGTATGAG GAGGCACAGGCATATGCAGACGACAACAGCCTCCTGTTCATGGAGACCTCCGCCAAGACCGCAATGAACGTCAATGACCTGTTCCTGGCCATAG CCAAGAAATTGCCAAAAAGTGAGCCACAGGGCGGGGGAGGGGCCAACGCGGGCCGAGGAGGCAGAGCGGGTGTGGACCTGAGTCAGCCCAGCCAATCAAGCAAGAGCCAGTGTTGTGGGAactga